The following are encoded together in the Ranitomeya imitator isolate aRanImi1 chromosome 4, aRanImi1.pri, whole genome shotgun sequence genome:
- the LOC138674296 gene encoding uncharacterized protein isoform X1, translated as MSVGCVCTKHVLLCCTQMSDTDVSSSSSVSAIFSSQSESSEPEAARPPPKKHAKSTKVVAHGGHKRKKVPSRLSSPQLPVSKSAAKKKRIVVDEEPLTIHNETLINLVEANPSIWDQSDSSHHDIVKNRKLWDQIICHFDPRYMEKSTTSKKKIADAVHTRWKSIRDHFVRDYRNSQNAPSGSSGKRVTPYVHYDQLLFLQKTLSQRS; from the exons atgtccgtcggatgtgtgtgtactaaacatgtattgctttgttgcacacagatgtcggatacagatgtcagcagcagcagcagcgtgtctgcgattttttcgtcacagtcg gagtcttctgagcccgaggctgctagaccaccccccaaaaaacatgctaaaagcacaaag gttgtggcacacggaggacacaaaagaaagaaggtccctagccgtctgtcgtcgccacaactgccagtg tccaagtcagcggccaaaaaaaaaaggattgtcgttgacgaagagccattgactatccacaacgagacactgatcaaccttgtggaagccaacccctccatatgggaccagagcgacagctcccaccatgacatcgtgaagaaccggaagttgtgggatcaaataatctgtcactttgatccccgatacatggagaagtcgacaacctcaaagaaaaaaattg ccgatgctgtccatacccgttggaagtccatccgcgatcactttgtccgtgactaccggaacagtcagaatgcaccaagcggatccagtggtaaacgggtgaccccgtatgtgcattacgaccaactgctctttcttcaaaaaacattgtctcagcgctcgtaa
- the LOC138674296 gene encoding uncharacterized protein isoform X2 gives MSDTDVSSSSSVSAIFSSQSESSEPEAARPPPKKHAKSTKVVAHGGHKRKKVPSRLSSPQLPVSKSAAKKKRIVVDEEPLTIHNETLINLVEANPSIWDQSDSSHHDIVKNRKLWDQIICHFDPRYMEKSTTSKKKIADAVHTRWKSIRDHFVRDYRNSQNAPSGSSGKRVTPYVHYDQLLFLQKTLSQRS, from the exons atgtcggatacagatgtcagcagcagcagcagcgtgtctgcgattttttcgtcacagtcg gagtcttctgagcccgaggctgctagaccaccccccaaaaaacatgctaaaagcacaaag gttgtggcacacggaggacacaaaagaaagaaggtccctagccgtctgtcgtcgccacaactgccagtg tccaagtcagcggccaaaaaaaaaaggattgtcgttgacgaagagccattgactatccacaacgagacactgatcaaccttgtggaagccaacccctccatatgggaccagagcgacagctcccaccatgacatcgtgaagaaccggaagttgtgggatcaaataatctgtcactttgatccccgatacatggagaagtcgacaacctcaaagaaaaaaattg ccgatgctgtccatacccgttggaagtccatccgcgatcactttgtccgtgactaccggaacagtcagaatgcaccaagcggatccagtggtaaacgggtgaccccgtatgtgcattacgaccaactgctctttcttcaaaaaacattgtctcagcgctcgtaa